In Polyangiaceae bacterium, the genomic window CGCGGCCCGTGCTCCCAGGCGAGCAGCGAGTCCGCCAGGGAGTAGGCGCGGTACGCACGCTCCCAGTCACCGCGATCGAAGTGCTGCGCGCCTTCCACGATGGCACCCTCCACCGCCGGGTCCTCCACGGGCTCGATGCGCCGCGCGCGCTTGGCGAGCCCGAGCTCCTCCCAGTCTCGCGCCTCGCAGCGTCCGGTGCCGGCTCGCGCGAGCACGACGAAGCCGCCGTCACCCGGCTCGTGCGCGCCGAGCGCCTCCGCGAGCGAGCGCGTCAGCGGATCGACGGCGGGCAGGGACACCAGCGAGACGTCGCCGGCGTCGAGCGTTTCGCGAAGCCACGCCGCCGGGCTCGTCTTGTAGACCGGCGGATCGAGCACGAGGACGATACGCATAGGGAGATTCATACCAGCCCGGCCGAGGCTCGTCGCCAGCGTTGACTCGGCGAGCGCTCCCGCAGATCATCGGCGGATGCTGGGGAAATACCGCTCGCGGCCGCATGGCATCACCACCTGCGTCCTCTTGCCGCTCGTCCTTGCCGTCGCCTGCTCCGGAGCCGACTCCGCGCCGACCGGTCCCGAGCCCGTGAGCGAGAGCGCGGACGCGATCGGGGTCGCCATCGCGAATGGCTGCATGGTCTTCTGGGACAAGATCAACTACGACACGCCGCTCAACAACGACGCGGGCGAGCTGATCGAGCTCCGCGTCGTGAAGAACGCTGGCTCGACCGCCACCACGCTCGGTCAGTGCGGGCTGGCGGCGCTGGTGCTGCTCAACGGCGACAACTGCCAACCCTACGCGACGATCAACCTCACCGCGGTCCAGATCCCGAACGACGGCTTCGTGCAAATCTGCGACACCGCGTGGAACTCGGCGTGCGACCTGGACCGGCCGCAGAACTGGCTGCAGAACGACAACGAGGCGCTCTTGTTCGTCGGCCCGGGTCTGACGCCGCTCCTGCACGCGAGCTGGGAGAACGTCGGCAACACCAAGATCTGCCTGCCGGCGGACGCCGGGACGTTGCCGTCGATCGTGGTCCCGACGGAGAACAACACCGCGCCCGATCAGATCTCGGTCTGGTGCAGCGGCGGCTTCCAGGTGCGCCCGGCGGCGACTGCCGGTCTGGGCATGGCGTACACCTGCGGCGCGGACGCCGGCGCGGACGCGGCCACGGACGCTGCCAGCGACGGTGCCGGCGGCACTGGTGGAGCCGGAGACGCGGCGGTGGGTGGCAGCGGCGGCACGGCGACGGGCGGCAGCGGCGGCTCGGCGACGGGCGGCAGCGGCAGCACGGCGACGGGCGGCAGCGGCGGCACGGCGACAGGTGGCAGCGGCGGCACGGCGACGGGTGGCAGCGGCGGCACCGGCGGCAGCGCAGGCGCCGCAACCAGCGGCACCGGCGGCGGCGCGACAGGCGGGGCTGCGGGAG contains:
- a CDS encoding MYXO-CTERM sorting domain-containing protein produces the protein MLGKYRSRPHGITTCVLLPLVLAVACSGADSAPTGPEPVSESADAIGVAIANGCMVFWDKINYDTPLNNDAGELIELRVVKNAGSTATTLGQCGLAALVLLNGDNCQPYATINLTAVQIPNDGFVQICDTAWNSACDLDRPQNWLQNDNEALLFVGPGLTPLLHASWENVGNTKICLPADAGTLPSIVVPTENNTAPDQISVWCSGGFQVRPAATAGLGMAYTCGADAGADAATDAASDGAGGTGGAGDAAVGGSGGTATGGSGGSATGGSGSTATGGSGGTATGGSGGTATGGSGGTGGSAGAATSGTGGGATGGAAGAATGGSAGAATGGAAGAATGGSAGAATGGAAGTASGGGGAGGTGGSGTGGSGTGGSGTGGKADAGPGSGSDSDDDGGCGCRVPGGSSAPSGNLLALLGAALFFARRRR